In the genome of Candidatus Pristimantibacillus lignocellulolyticus, the window ATGGACAGATACTGATGGGTTCAATCAACAATGGCAGTTTGTAAAAGTGTTGTAATGATATAGAGGGTAGTAAGGGAAGCCCAATTTGTGTGGCTTTCCTTACATTATAATAGGTGCATAAAGGTGGTTAGTGACCATGACTAATAGATTGAAGATAGTTAGTGTGATCATTTGTATTAGTTTAGTCGCAACGGTAATAACGGTATTGTTATTATCTCATCGTACAAGTTCTGAACCAGTAGCTAGTGTCAATGGAATTTTTATTACACAAGACGAGTTTGAATTTTATATGAATACGTATTACGTTGCTGAGACGTATTCTTATTATAGTAGAGAGTTTGGCATTGAGCCGACAGAGGATTTTTGGACAACGATATATGATAAAAGCACTCCTTTAGATCACATTCATAATCAGACATTATCCTATTTAACGAAAATCAAAACGGAATTGAAATTAATGCAACAATCTGGGGTGTTAGATCAAATTTCATTTGATCAACTTCAATTGCAATGGAGGGAAGAAAATGAAAATAGGAGTAAGGCATTGCAACAAGGAAAACCAATATATGGGCCAGTAGAATATGGTTTACATGAATATATTGAATATCTTATTAGCAATGGAAAAACACGATTGAAAGAAAAGTGGATTGCTGAAGGAGTTATATCTGTAACAGATCAAGAAATAGAAGATCGCTATGAGCTATTAAGAACGTCTAATTACAAGTACCCCGATCGAGTTGTTGTAGAGTATTTGGAGTGGATATATTCAGATGACGATGAGAAAGTAGAAGTTAGTAAGCTAGTCGAAAATTTACATGTTACATGGAAAAGTGGCATGGAGTTTGAGACATTATTAGAGCAACAACATTTAGATGGAAAAGTAGTTAGGCGAGTTTTTGATGAGACAACTACTCGATATGATGAACAATCTACCGTACTTAAAGAAGCTGCCTATAAACTAGATCCTAATCTAAGTTTAGTTATAGTAGATACGGGGCATGGCATATATTTATTAAGATGCATTGAAAGGGAAAATGATCGATTTATGATGTTAGATGATATCGAAAGTCAAATAAAATCAGAACTATTCCAAATGAAATACGATGAGTTAGTTTCCAAAGAAGTTAACAAAGCAGCACTTATTATTTATGATGAAATCATGCAAAAGATTATTCCGTTATAAATAACTATTAATTACAAATATAATGATAAATGCGTTTACATTTATAGTATGATAGGGCTAAACTACAACAAAACAGAGGGATATCTATGATATGGACGCATAATTTAAGAGTGAAAACATTTATACTACTTCTATTAATTCTATCGTTTGTTCTTATTTCTTGTGAATCTAACAATAATGATACAACCAATATAGGACCGGAAGAGCCGTTTCCTGTTACATTGAAAATGGCGATATGGAATTCAGATCCGAAATTCATTGCATATATGAATGAAAAAACAAAGGCATTTCAAGAAGTTTTGCCGCATGTTACCGTTGAAGTGGAAGCGTTTTTATCAGATAGTGATTATTTACAATCAATGCGAGTGAGATCTGCAGCTTCACAGTTGCCGGATCTCTTTGAGTTGAAGCCGAATTGGCTTCAACTATTTGAACATGATTTAATTCCGCTCAATGAATTTGAGGTAACTAAGCGTAATAATATTGCAGAACGCTTTGCAGTGAATGAGAAGATTATTGCGATCCCGACATCATTACAACCAGAGTGGGTCTATTATCATCCAAGTGTGTTTGATAGATTACAACTTGAAATCCCTCAAACATGGAGTGAATTTATAACTGTTTTACAAGCGATCAATGAGGATGGAGCAGTTATTCCACTTGCTTTAGGTGCAAAAGATGAATGGCCAACGTATCCATTTAATGAGTTTTTACCACATCTTCTTTCTGGTAATGAAACATATCTAAGTGATATGGCTAAGCAATCGATGCCATTTGGTGAAGAAACTCCTTTCTATACCGGTTATAAGAAAGTAGCCAAGTTATATCATGCAGACATAATGGGACCTGACCCACTAAGTGTAGGCTGGAATGATGCTGTTGAATTGTTCACTTCAGGTGATGCTGCAGTTTTAGCAGCGGGGCAGTGGTTTTTACCTCTATATTTAGCAGAGACAGGTGGATTAGAGGATTTGGATGCATTTCCACTGCCATATCGAGATAATGAGAACGAGCCATTGCGTCAAATGTCATTTGCTGATCATTTTCTCGGTATTTCACAAGAGAGTTTACATCAAGAGGAAGCAGAAACATTTTTAACATGGTATTTTTCACCTGAAAACTATAAGGATTATCTCGATAATGCTATGTCCGAATCAGTTTTTCGAGAGATATCTTCTACTAATGCGTTCACTAGAAAAATAATATCTCAAACGGATGCTACACAGTTTATTTATTTGCCTGGTGATGAGCAATATACTAGACTTTCCAATGCGATACAACTAGATGTTAAGACACTAGGTCAAGATATGTTAGTGGGCCGAAGTGTTGATCAGATTGCAACTCAGCTCAATGAACGATGGAAGAAGGCAAAGGGGGAGTAATTGTGGCAAGCAAGAGACGGTTCAGGCTGCGTAAAGGAAGATGGAAGATTTCTATTATTGTTAGTTCATCATTTGTATTATTAATCACGCTCCCCCTGTGCATAATTACTGCTTTTGCAGTTGAATCATTTAAAGATATTTGGATCGAACAAACAACTGTACGTTCCAAGCAAGCACTTACCCAGCTTGAAGGGGCTGTTGATGCTCAAACTAAAGCGATAACCAATTCAGTAGCTACGATTGCTAATGATGCAGATGTCATATCTGCGGCTTCCTATACTTACTATTCAGAGGATCGACAAGAGCGATTATCTACAAGTCGCCTATTAGAATCACAATTACATAATTATTTTCATTATACTTCGGATGTTGCAACGGTATTGTTTTTCTATAAAGATAAAGGGATTCATTCAACTAAGGAGAACTGGCCTCTGGAAGAATCACTTTGGAGATCTCAAGATTGGTACGAAAAGGCGAAATCTCGTTCTAATAAAGTCGTATTAATGGGGACGGAGCAAAGTTTTTCTATGATTGGAGATGAACAACAATCATATGTAACAGCTGCGATAGCGCCTAGTTATGGTACAGAGTTATATGGTATTGAAATGATATTATTTGTTTTTCACTCTAATAAATGGGTTGAACTAATGACAACCGATGAAGCTGGTGTAGAGTCTTTTGTCATAGATAAATCTGGATTTGTTATCGCTTCTTCAGTAGAGAGTACAATGCAAACGGGAATGGATGACCATGATCGTTATCTTTCAGAAGCCTTAGCAACAGATCGAGGGCAATACATTACTGAGGATGAAGGCGAAGAAGTGCTCGTAATGTATGAAACTGCCGATAATGGCTGGAAATACGCACAAGTATTGCCATACGCAAAATTAGTTCAGCAATTAGATGGTGTTTATTGGAGAGTAATAGGTGTATCAGTAGCTGGTTTGCTTATCTTCTTGGCAGTTTCTTATATCTTCGCACATCAGATTGTTAAGCCTATTCGGTCCCTTGTAGGCCAAATGTCTATGGTTAAGATGGGGAATATGAAAGCGAAAATTGTAGCTTCTGGACCGTTTGAAATCTATGCGCTCGGTAATTCATTTAATGATATGGTTGGTGAACTTAATGAAAACATTCGTCAAATAGAAGAAAAAGAAAAGCAAAAGCGTCTTACCGAAATCGCTGCGTTGCAATCTCAGATTAATCCTCACTTTCTATTGAATACATTAAATACAATTAAACTTATGGCTGTTATATCAAAAGCGGACAATATTCAACGAATGACAGAGTTACTTAGCAAATTACTTTCTGCCTCATTTAACCGTGGTGGAATGTATACTACTGTTGAAGAAGAGCTTGTGTTAACTGAGTATTATCTACAAATTATGAAAATACGTTATGGTGACGGCTTCGATGTTGAAATAGATATAGACAACGAAGCCAAAGGGATATATATGCTGAAACTGTTACTACAACCAATTGTAGAAAATGCTATTGTTCATGGATTGCATCATATGGATAAGAGAGGGTTACTTCGAATTACATGCTCAATCCGACCAAAAGAGAAGCGTTGCTTATTCACCATTGAGGATAACGGAAGAGGAATGACATTAGAAGAGATAGAGAAAATTTGGAGAGGAAATGGTGTAGAAGACAGTAAGTTCAATGGGATTGGATTACGCAATGTTAATGATCGACTTCAATTAAACTACGGATTTGCTTATGGGGCAGAGTTAATTAGTGAGGTGGGTAAGGGCTCGACTGTATATATTTCTATACCTCTATTGTTGGATGAACCTGAAGCACAACTAGAAATAGAAGGAGATGAGAGATTTGCTTCGCGTACTATTAGCTGATGATGAACCAATTGTGAGATTGGCACTTCGAGAAATGATTGATTGGAATTACTATGGTTGTGAGATTGTTGGTGAAGCAGCTAATGGACATGTTGCTCTAACTCTCATGAAAGAACTAAAGATTGATCTTGCTATTGTTGATATACAAATGCCAATTATGACCGGTATAGAGTTAGTAAAACAGATAAAGGAATTAGATTTAACTGAGGAATTCGGTATTGTCATGTTAAGTGCATTTTCTAATTTCAATTATGTTAGAGAAGCTTTCTTATATGGTGCACTAGATTACATAATTAAAGAGGATATGTCTCCAGATACGATAGGTGCTATGCTCACGCGAGTGATAGAACCGCTATATGAACGGAGATCAGAACGTAAACGACAGGAAGCAGAAAGCATCGATCGAATTGAGCAACGAAAGGGAAAATTTTTAAGAGAATTGGTAGAGGGGAATGAATCGGAAGCTGCTAGACTCGAGTTTTCTCAATTAGAAGGACAACGGATTTTTCTACTTCAAATACTCATTGATCATGAAGGTATCAATAAAAATCAAATGTTAGATGAACGAACATCCAGATTTGTCGTGCGGGCGTTTTTGCAAGTATTCTCACTGCAAAATATATATTGCGTAGTTAGTGAGAGAGGTACAGGAGCTTATGTATCCGTTGTAGCATTTCCTACTTCACTGGGAGACCAAGCGATACATGGACAACTTAATGATCTGTTAACTCGTGCTGTTCAGCAAGTGAAGGAATATGTAAATATTTCACTTTCAATAGGAGTGTCGTCACCATGTAGTAGAATAGTAGATTGGACAAAACGGTATGAGGAAGCAAGCAGGCAAGCAGAGCTGCGCTTTTTCAATGGTCAAGGTCGAGTGTTAATTGCAAAAGGTGGGCAAGAAAAATTGGTAGAGTCATTAAAACCTAACTGGACGTCTCTATTAGAATTTATTGCTAATCAAGATGAGCGATGGGAAAGTGAAGCTTTGAGTATTTTTCATACACTAAAACGATCACAAAGCGGTAGATATGAAGATTGGATGCGTCCTTATCGTGTGTTA includes:
- a CDS encoding peptidylprolyl isomerase; the protein is MTNRLKIVSVIICISLVATVITVLLLSHRTSSEPVASVNGIFITQDEFEFYMNTYYVAETYSYYSREFGIEPTEDFWTTIYDKSTPLDHIHNQTLSYLTKIKTELKLMQQSGVLDQISFDQLQLQWREENENRSKALQQGKPIYGPVEYGLHEYIEYLISNGKTRLKEKWIAEGVISVTDQEIEDRYELLRTSNYKYPDRVVVEYLEWIYSDDDEKVEVSKLVENLHVTWKSGMEFETLLEQQHLDGKVVRRVFDETTTRYDEQSTVLKEAAYKLDPNLSLVIVDTGHGIYLLRCIERENDRFMMLDDIESQIKSELFQMKYDELVSKEVNKAALIIYDEIMQKIIPL
- a CDS encoding ABC transporter substrate-binding protein, producing the protein MIWTHNLRVKTFILLLLILSFVLISCESNNNDTTNIGPEEPFPVTLKMAIWNSDPKFIAYMNEKTKAFQEVLPHVTVEVEAFLSDSDYLQSMRVRSAASQLPDLFELKPNWLQLFEHDLIPLNEFEVTKRNNIAERFAVNEKIIAIPTSLQPEWVYYHPSVFDRLQLEIPQTWSEFITVLQAINEDGAVIPLALGAKDEWPTYPFNEFLPHLLSGNETYLSDMAKQSMPFGEETPFYTGYKKVAKLYHADIMGPDPLSVGWNDAVELFTSGDAAVLAAGQWFLPLYLAETGGLEDLDAFPLPYRDNENEPLRQMSFADHFLGISQESLHQEEAETFLTWYFSPENYKDYLDNAMSESVFREISSTNAFTRKIISQTDATQFIYLPGDEQYTRLSNAIQLDVKTLGQDMLVGRSVDQIATQLNERWKKAKGE
- a CDS encoding sensor histidine kinase — its product is MASKRRFRLRKGRWKISIIVSSSFVLLITLPLCIITAFAVESFKDIWIEQTTVRSKQALTQLEGAVDAQTKAITNSVATIANDADVISAASYTYYSEDRQERLSTSRLLESQLHNYFHYTSDVATVLFFYKDKGIHSTKENWPLEESLWRSQDWYEKAKSRSNKVVLMGTEQSFSMIGDEQQSYVTAAIAPSYGTELYGIEMILFVFHSNKWVELMTTDEAGVESFVIDKSGFVIASSVESTMQTGMDDHDRYLSEALATDRGQYITEDEGEEVLVMYETADNGWKYAQVLPYAKLVQQLDGVYWRVIGVSVAGLLIFLAVSYIFAHQIVKPIRSLVGQMSMVKMGNMKAKIVASGPFEIYALGNSFNDMVGELNENIRQIEEKEKQKRLTEIAALQSQINPHFLLNTLNTIKLMAVISKADNIQRMTELLSKLLSASFNRGGMYTTVEEELVLTEYYLQIMKIRYGDGFDVEIDIDNEAKGIYMLKLLLQPIVENAIVHGLHHMDKRGLLRITCSIRPKEKRCLFTIEDNGRGMTLEEIEKIWRGNGVEDSKFNGIGLRNVNDRLQLNYGFAYGAELISEVGKGSTVYISIPLLLDEPEAQLEIEGDERFASRTIS
- a CDS encoding response regulator; this encodes MLRVLLADDEPIVRLALREMIDWNYYGCEIVGEAANGHVALTLMKELKIDLAIVDIQMPIMTGIELVKQIKELDLTEEFGIVMLSAFSNFNYVREAFLYGALDYIIKEDMSPDTIGAMLTRVIEPLYERRSERKRQEAESIDRIEQRKGKFLRELVEGNESEAARLEFSQLEGQRIFLLQILIDHEGINKNQMLDERTSRFVVRAFLQVFSLQNIYCVVSERGTGAYVSVVAFPTSLGDQAIHGQLNDLLTRAVQQVKEYVNISLSIGVSSPCSRIVDWTKRYEEASRQAELRFFNGQGRVLIAKGGQEKLVESLKPNWTSLLEFIANQDERWESEALSIFHTLKRSQSGRYEDWMRPYRVLIRELESLLYGKGVSLEDIELFQDKELSGSLIGELEHYTYIEQLHEWLLQIMRAFVIQLNPLKQVVESAPRMTERVKVWIDKHYGEPISLTAASEMVGVSESYLSKVFAKEMGETFIEYVTRRRIDSAIQLLQSGMKLYEISERVGYPNQGYFSKMFKKVTGKSPNEYRELQLAGLI